One genomic region from Pempheris klunzingeri isolate RE-2024b chromosome 4, fPemKlu1.hap1, whole genome shotgun sequence encodes:
- the smtla gene encoding somatolactin alpha has product MDIMTVMQRGVWAVLLWPHLLTVSIPLDCKEEQGSLSRCPSISQEKLLDRVIQHAELIYRVSEESCSLFEEMFIPFPLQLQRNQVGYACITKALSIPSSKSEIQQISDKWLLHSVLMLVQSWIAPLVQLQTTLDSYDGAPDVLLNKTKWVSEKLISLEQGVVVLIKKMLDEGIITTTYSEQGFFQYDVQPEMLESIMRDYTLLSCFKKDAHKMEILLKLLKCRQTNTYNCA; this is encoded by the exons ATGGACATAATGACAG TCATGCAGAGGGGTGTATGGGCAGTTTTGCTCTGGCCCCATCTACTTACTGTAAGCATTCCACTTGACTGTAAAGAGGAACAGGGTAGCCTCTCCCGCTGCCCATCCATCTCCCAAGAGAAACTTCTAGATCGTGTCATCCAGCACGCTGAGCTCATCTACCGTGTCTCAGAAGAATCATGCTCTTTGTTT GAGGAGATGTTTATACCGTTCCCATTGCAGCTCCAGAGGAACCAAGTTGGCTATGCATGTATCACCAAAGCCTTATCCATCCCCAGCTCCAAAAGTGAAATTCAGCAGATATCT GACAAATGGTTGCTCCACTCTGTGCTGATGCTGGTCCAGTCGTGGATCGCTCCTCTGGTCCAGTTGCAGACCACACTGGATAGCTACGACGGCGCTCCCGACGTGCTGCTCAACAAGACCAAGTGGGTGTCTGAGAAACTGATCAGTCTGGAGCAGGGGGTGGTGGTCCTCATCAAGAAG ATGTTGGATGAGGGAATTATCACCACAACCTACAGTGAACAAGGCTTTTTCCAGTATGATGTGCAGCCAGAGATGCTGGAGTCTATCATGAGAGACTACACTTTACTCAGCTGCTTCAAGAAAGACGCCCATAAGATGGAGATTTTACTCAAGCTCCTCAAGTGTCGACAGACCAACACATACAACTGCGCATAA